The following are encoded in a window of Rhodothermales bacterium genomic DNA:
- a CDS encoding T9SS type A sorting domain-containing protein produces MFAKRASFKPAAVPLALFALVLCLLAPDALHAQSKRFQDTPAAPELDAAALTRIQSVIQAHREARAVGVQTASKGGRRTPPAVNSASRLDVVYTARYVDTAPAVAFSFPDEAHDFCRAEFDPTADQDYTLASTLTSGNTLTVQLDWTANDGTVTDFDLFLFDRNGQIVGDPTGLLPDGAYGDASQLAGAPPTEVAFVTASGGDEPVYAVVDRFRGTGDAQLTLSFTGDDGTFVVDEYVGDDFFTHIDAVADAVIGLLLDGAALDLDAVPSPRPNFNAAFNTDGCARSVTFHLINQATGDTLVVSTDDLAPFAALGDDAGDFTPFDLAGGSYILEAIPYGGPGGTGAAGTPLSVGFTVAETAAPGIGGFTLIDADTDAPVDGYDPIAEGAVLDLTVLPPNLNIRANAIDPQGVIGSVVMALVRSDGGVGGEANATDDTAPYSVYGDTAGDFLPGGLDIGAYTLTGTPFAGAGGQGTPFDGATLNFSVIGPRIESYTLIDAGADAPIPEYDPIPDGAVLNLAALPASLNIRANTRDPQDILESVKFTLSLNGAVARTSTERARPYSLYGDFNQAVQGTDTSIDVDPPNIPNYGVWPSPLNGSYSLLGIPYDNDTPSLGRAYGPLTVNFSIINSPAGAAPPQGVLTNYPNPFNPTTTIRFALAEAQPVKLRVFDAVGREVRVLIDGTVDAGAHEVEFNAGTLASGLYLYRLETRAGVQVRPMVLMK; encoded by the coding sequence CGGCGGCGCTGACGCGTATCCAATCGGTCATACAGGCCCATCGGGAAGCGCGCGCGGTCGGCGTTCAGACGGCCTCGAAGGGCGGACGGCGGACGCCGCCGGCCGTCAACAGCGCGAGCCGGCTCGACGTGGTCTATACCGCCCGGTATGTCGATACCGCCCCGGCCGTCGCCTTCTCGTTTCCCGACGAGGCGCACGATTTCTGCCGCGCCGAATTCGATCCCACGGCCGATCAGGACTATACGCTGGCCTCCACGCTGACCTCCGGCAACACGCTGACCGTGCAACTGGACTGGACCGCCAACGACGGCACGGTGACGGACTTCGACCTGTTTCTGTTCGATCGCAACGGCCAGATCGTGGGCGACCCGACCGGGCTCCTTCCCGACGGCGCGTACGGCGATGCCTCCCAACTGGCCGGCGCACCGCCGACCGAGGTCGCCTTCGTGACGGCTTCCGGCGGAGATGAACCGGTTTACGCCGTCGTCGACCGATTCCGGGGTACCGGCGATGCCCAGCTAACGCTTTCTTTCACGGGCGACGACGGCACCTTCGTCGTGGATGAATATGTAGGCGACGATTTCTTCACCCACATCGACGCCGTCGCCGATGCCGTGATCGGGTTGCTGCTCGACGGGGCGGCGCTCGATCTCGACGCCGTGCCCTCGCCGCGGCCGAATTTTAACGCAGCGTTTAACACGGACGGCTGCGCCCGGAGCGTCACGTTCCACCTCATCAATCAGGCCACGGGCGATACGCTCGTCGTGTCGACCGACGACCTCGCGCCGTTTGCGGCGCTGGGCGACGACGCCGGCGACTTCACGCCGTTCGATCTGGCCGGCGGCTCGTACATCCTCGAAGCCATCCCCTACGGAGGGCCGGGCGGCACCGGCGCCGCCGGGACGCCGCTGAGCGTCGGCTTTACCGTCGCCGAGACGGCCGCGCCGGGCATCGGCGGCTTCACGCTGATCGACGCCGATACCGACGCGCCGGTCGACGGCTACGACCCCATCGCCGAAGGCGCCGTGCTGGATCTCACCGTGCTGCCCCCGAACCTCAACATCCGCGCGAACGCGATCGACCCGCAAGGGGTCATCGGCAGCGTGGTGATGGCGCTCGTCCGCTCGGACGGCGGCGTGGGCGGCGAAGCGAACGCGACGGACGACACGGCCCCGTACAGCGTCTACGGCGACACGGCCGGCGATTTTCTCCCGGGCGGCCTCGATATCGGCGCGTACACGTTGACCGGGACGCCCTTCGCCGGCGCCGGCGGGCAGGGGACGCCGTTCGATGGCGCGACGCTGAACTTCAGCGTGATCGGACCGCGGATCGAGAGCTATACGCTCATCGATGCCGGCGCGGATGCGCCGATTCCGGAATACGACCCCATCCCCGATGGCGCCGTGCTCAACCTGGCGGCGCTGCCGGCGAGCCTGAACATCCGGGCCAACACCCGCGACCCGCAGGATATCCTCGAGAGCGTCAAGTTCACGCTGTCGCTCAACGGTGCCGTCGCCCGCACATCGACCGAGCGCGCTCGGCCGTATTCGCTGTATGGCGACTTCAACCAGGCCGTGCAGGGGACGGACACGTCGATCGACGTCGATCCGCCCAACATCCCCAACTATGGCGTGTGGCCCTCGCCGCTGAACGGGTCGTACAGCCTGCTCGGCATCCCGTACGACAACGACACGCCGAGCCTGGGCCGCGCGTACGGACCGCTCACGGTCAACTTTTCGATTATCAATTCGCCGGCCGGCGCGGCCCCTCCGCAGGGTGTGCTGACCAACTACCCGAATCCGTTCAACCCGACCACCACGATCCGCTTTGCGCTCGCGGAGGCCCAGCCCGTGAAGCTGCGCGTGTTCGACGCCGTGGGCCGTGAGGTGCGCGTGCTGATCGATGGTACGGTCGACGCCGGCGCCCACGAAGTCGAATTCAACGCCGGCACGCTCGCCAGCGGGCTCTATCTGTATCGCCTCGAAACCCGGGCCGGCGTGCAGGTGCGGCCGATGGTCCTGATGAAATAG